In Thermotomaculum hydrothermale, a single genomic region encodes these proteins:
- the lysS gene encoding lysine--tRNA ligase encodes MTNEKQVNEYIANRRNNLKALVDAGINPYPVKFEYDITPAEIKEVFEKYDTEQLAELNKKVKTCGRIVAKRVMGKVTFMHIFDEGVKLQLFFAQDKIGKPSYKLLKKIEVGDFIGVEGVLFRTKTNELTVNVESYTFLAKAIRPLPEKWHGLQDKELRYRQRYLDLLTNEEVRKTFVLRSRIISEIRKFFESRGYIEVETPMMQLIPGGAAARPFITHHNALDIDLYLRIAPELYLKRLIIGGFNKVFEINRNFRNEGVDTQHNPEFTMIEFYEAYADLRDMMRITEELFTTICDNVIGKRKIKYLDHEIDFSTPFRKMTMREAIVEFGKDIKYEDLNSKETLLPIAKRLEIEDAEKLNYGKLLSEVFEAVAEEKLIQPTFITEYPIEVSPLTKTIEGDDRFVDRFELFIAGMELANAYSELNDPDEQLRRFKMQLKEREKGDDEAQMMDEDFLVAMEHGMPPTGGEGIGIDRLVMIFTNSPSIRDVILFPYMRPKKEEKQEK; translated from the coding sequence ATGACAAACGAAAAACAGGTAAACGAATATATTGCTAACAGGCGTAATAATTTAAAGGCATTGGTTGATGCAGGAATCAACCCTTATCCCGTTAAATTTGAGTACGATATTACCCCTGCAGAGATTAAAGAGGTTTTTGAAAAATACGATACAGAGCAACTTGCTGAATTAAACAAAAAGGTTAAAACCTGTGGGAGAATTGTGGCCAAAAGGGTTATGGGCAAGGTTACCTTTATGCATATTTTTGACGAAGGGGTAAAACTCCAGCTATTTTTTGCACAGGACAAAATAGGAAAACCCAGCTATAAACTTTTAAAAAAGATTGAAGTAGGTGATTTTATAGGGGTTGAAGGTGTTTTGTTCAGAACAAAGACAAATGAGTTAACTGTAAATGTTGAAAGCTATACATTTCTTGCGAAAGCGATAAGGCCTCTTCCTGAAAAGTGGCATGGGCTTCAGGACAAGGAATTAAGGTATAGACAGAGATACCTTGATTTGCTTACAAACGAGGAAGTAAGGAAAACTTTTGTTTTAAGAAGCAGGATTATTTCTGAAATCAGAAAATTCTTTGAATCAAGGGGGTACATAGAGGTTGAAACACCAATGATGCAGTTAATTCCAGGTGGTGCCGCCGCAAGACCATTTATTACCCACCACAATGCCCTTGATATTGATTTATATTTGCGAATTGCCCCTGAATTGTACCTTAAAAGGCTGATTATTGGTGGATTTAACAAAGTTTTTGAGATTAACAGGAATTTTAGAAATGAAGGTGTTGATACCCAGCACAACCCTGAATTTACTATGATTGAGTTTTACGAAGCTTATGCTGATTTAAGGGATATGATGAGGATTACAGAGGAGTTGTTTACCACAATTTGTGATAATGTAATAGGTAAAAGAAAGATTAAATACCTTGACCATGAGATAGATTTTTCAACACCTTTCAGGAAAATGACAATGAGAGAGGCTATTGTTGAGTTTGGGAAGGATATAAAGTACGAGGATTTAAACTCCAAAGAAACCCTCTTGCCAATTGCAAAAAGGTTGGAGATAGAAGATGCTGAAAAATTAAATTACGGTAAATTATTGTCTGAAGTTTTTGAGGCAGTGGCAGAGGAAAAGCTTATACAACCAACATTTATAACTGAGTATCCGATTGAGGTTTCCCCCCTGACAAAAACTATTGAGGGAGACGATAGATTTGTTGACAGGTTTGAGTTGTTTATTGCCGGCATGGAACTTGCTAATGCATACAGTGAGTTAAATGACCCTGATGAGCAGTTGAGAAGGTTTAAAATGCAGTTAAAAGAGAGGGAAAAGGGAGACGATGAGGCACAGATGATGGACGAAGATTTCCTCGTTGCAATGGAGCATGGAATGCCGCCAACAGGGGGAGAAGGAATAGGAATTGACAGGCTTGTAATGATTTTTACAAATTCACCTTCAATCAGGGATGTAATTTTATTCCCTTATATGAGGCCTAAAAAAGAGGAAAAGCAAGAAAAATAG
- a CDS encoding FtsX-like permease family protein, which produces MKAETFIALRYLKAKRHQTFIGIITIISVLGIIIGTFSLIIALSLMTGFHNKMKENLLDANSHLSVHSLSDTMEIKEAEEIIKKASKLHYFKAGSYAVLTQGLLRGGLSSESKPVVVKGVLLNEEKKVTTILDSINLKTIPLNGVVIGEELAKRQGLTIGDKVTVLFFKPTQTPLGIMPRIRTYTVSGIFSSGIYEYDKNWVFVNLKNLQSVLNLKNKVDFVQFRCSSIDKIDKFKSELKKVLSPKFFIIDLRDTNKKLFAAIKIEKIIVSLIIGLIVLVAALNITSSLILMVMEKRKDIGILKAMGMKNKQIMKIFKFQGIVIGFVGSFLGCSLGVITAYFGNKYQLIKLPPDVYDFLSFIPFDVRFTDVALVFLCTVLITYLATIYPAKRAAELDPAKAVRYE; this is translated from the coding sequence ATGAAAGCTGAAACCTTTATTGCTTTAAGGTACCTTAAAGCAAAGAGACATCAAACTTTTATAGGAATAATTACAATTATTTCCGTTCTTGGAATAATTATAGGCACTTTTTCTCTTATTATAGCCCTCTCACTAATGACAGGGTTTCACAACAAAATGAAGGAAAATTTGCTTGATGCAAATTCACACCTGTCTGTGCACAGTCTTAGCGACACAATGGAGATTAAAGAGGCTGAAGAAATTATAAAAAAAGCGTCAAAATTGCACTATTTTAAAGCAGGCTCTTATGCCGTATTGACACAGGGGTTGTTAAGAGGAGGGTTATCCTCAGAATCCAAGCCTGTTGTTGTTAAAGGGGTTCTTTTAAATGAGGAAAAAAAGGTCACTACAATTTTAGATTCAATTAATTTAAAGACCATTCCCTTAAACGGTGTCGTAATAGGCGAGGAGCTTGCAAAGAGGCAGGGATTAACAATAGGGGATAAGGTTACTGTTTTGTTTTTTAAACCAACCCAAACTCCTCTGGGGATTATGCCAAGGATAAGGACTTACACTGTTTCAGGTATTTTTTCAAGTGGTATTTACGAGTATGACAAAAACTGGGTTTTTGTAAATTTGAAGAATCTTCAAAGTGTTTTAAACCTGAAAAACAAAGTTGATTTTGTTCAGTTCAGGTGTTCTTCAATTGATAAAATCGATAAGTTTAAAAGCGAATTGAAAAAGGTGTTAAGTCCTAAATTTTTTATTATTGATTTAAGGGATACAAACAAAAAACTTTTTGCAGCAATTAAGATTGAAAAGATTATAGTATCTTTGATTATAGGTTTAATTGTACTCGTTGCTGCCTTGAATATTACCTCTTCTCTAATTTTGATGGTTATGGAGAAGAGAAAAGACATAGGTATTTTAAAGGCTATGGGCATGAAAAATAAGCAAATAATGAAGATTTTTAAATTTCAGGGAATTGTTATAGGTTTTGTAGGTTCATTTTTGGGGTGTTCATTGGGAGTTATAACAGCATATTTTGGGAATAAATACCAGTTGATAAAACTACCCCCTGATGTTTACGACTTTCTCTCTTTTATTCCCTTTGATGTAAGGTTCACCGATGTTGCGCTGGTTTTTCTTTGTACTGTATTAATAACATATCTTGCAACAATCTATCCTGCTAAAAGAGCTGCAGAGTTAGACCCTGCTAAGGCGGTAAGGTATGAGTAA
- a CDS encoding ABC transporter ATP-binding protein — protein sequence MSKLLKVDSISKSYKTGNKVLKVLENISFDLNKGEFLAITGVSGVGKSTLLNLVGLLDKPDSGEIELGNVKYSSLTEDQKSTFRNKHLGFVFQFHHLLPEFTVIENIAMPFVIGNGDFDKGFKKAEMLAKAVGLGERLEHFPTMLSGGEQQRVAVARAIVNNPDLLLMDEPTGNLDPKTGKMVMDYVFQLRNTYNLSCIIVTHNIEIAKRCDKIFSMETLECNYV from the coding sequence ATGAGTAAACTCTTAAAGGTAGATTCTATTTCAAAAAGTTATAAAACAGGAAATAAAGTATTAAAAGTATTGGAAAATATATCCTTTGATTTGAATAAAGGTGAATTTCTGGCAATAACAGGTGTTTCCGGGGTAGGGAAAAGTACTTTGCTTAACCTTGTTGGATTATTAGACAAGCCTGATTCAGGCGAAATTGAATTAGGTAATGTTAAGTATTCTTCATTAACAGAAGACCAGAAAAGCACTTTCAGAAATAAGCATTTAGGATTTGTTTTTCAATTCCACCACCTTTTACCAGAATTCACCGTCATAGAAAATATAGCAATGCCTTTTGTTATAGGAAATGGGGATTTTGATAAAGGATTTAAAAAGGCTGAAATGCTTGCAAAAGCGGTAGGGCTGGGAGAAAGGCTTGAGCACTTTCCTACAATGCTTTCAGGAGGTGAACAGCAAAGGGTTGCTGTTGCAAGGGCAATAGTTAATAATCCGGATTTATTGTTGATGGATGAGCCGACAGGAAACCTTGACCCTAAAACTGGAAAGATGGTAATGGACTATGTTTTCCAATTAAGAAATACTTATAATTTAAGTTGTATTATTGTTACTCATAATATAGAAATAGCCAAAAGATGTGATAAAATCTTTTCTATGGAAACGCTGGAGTGTAATTATGTTTGA
- a CDS encoding ATP-dependent Clp protease ATP-binding subunit: protein MFENFTDRARRVLFFARNKAGQFQNPFVDSVHLLHGVLMEEDSLVMSTLKYCKVDTILLRKEIDVMCVKLGRSGYGGEIPLTETVQNMLKQAIRESFAFESDKVDVEHIFLAILHFPSSSAVTVLRNAGLRSVIEARNYLTDELNKDIDFFSDIEDEEDIEEKFPNLSKYGKDLTLLAKQGKLDKCVGREVEIQRIIHILSRRRKNNPLLLGDAGVGKTAIVEGLAQRIVEGNIPDSLKNRSLFALDLASIVAGTKYRGQFEERLRDIIKEAVQEKAILFIDEFHTIVGAGSAEGSLDAANMLKPSLARGELQCIGATTYKEFSKHIEKDKSLMRRFQVVKVVQPDFEETLHILREIKDRYEDFHGVEYTYEALKKAVSLSERFIPGRMQPDKSIDLIDEAGAKVKIEFLKSLEEKGISKSEVEEKPKVEPKHIEEAVANWTGIPVSSITEGERERLLNLKDYLYSRIVGQNKAIEILVKAIKRARLGMSSPNRPSGVFMFLGPTGVGKTELSKQLAVYLFRSEKSLIRFDMSEFMEKHSVSRLIGAPPGYVGYEEGGQLTEAVKKQPYSVILLDEIEKAHPDLINILLQIFDDGRVTDAFGETIDFSNTIIIMTSNVGSRIIHHGKHPGFKVKDENLKPMDKKSDIMGEVKRFFTPEFLNRIDEIIVFNPLGKDDLKKIVYILINDLNEFLREKKIQVKLTEKAVDWIVDIACKDLNYGARPLKRAVQEYVQDKLSDAIIENYKNSEGEYTIDVQNNGIIIKKKGKGVEVKC from the coding sequence ATGTTTGAAAACTTTACGGACAGGGCACGGAGAGTATTATTCTTTGCCAGAAACAAAGCGGGGCAATTTCAAAACCCCTTTGTTGATTCAGTGCATCTTCTTCACGGTGTTTTAATGGAAGAAGACTCTCTTGTAATGTCCACTTTAAAATACTGCAAAGTAGATACAATTCTTCTTAGAAAAGAAATAGATGTAATGTGTGTAAAATTGGGAAGGTCAGGTTATGGAGGAGAGATCCCTTTAACCGAGACAGTTCAGAATATGCTAAAACAGGCAATAAGAGAGTCTTTTGCCTTTGAAAGCGATAAGGTTGATGTTGAGCATATATTCCTTGCTATATTACATTTTCCTTCATCTTCCGCTGTTACTGTTTTGAGAAATGCGGGACTTAGAAGTGTAATTGAAGCAAGAAATTACCTTACAGACGAGTTAAACAAGGATATTGATTTCTTCTCAGATATTGAAGATGAAGAAGATATAGAGGAAAAGTTCCCAAATCTTTCAAAGTACGGCAAAGATTTAACTTTGCTTGCAAAACAGGGTAAGCTTGATAAGTGTGTTGGAAGGGAAGTAGAGATTCAGAGGATAATTCACATACTTTCAAGAAGAAGGAAAAATAATCCTTTGCTTTTAGGGGATGCTGGTGTTGGGAAAACAGCAATTGTTGAAGGGCTTGCCCAGAGAATTGTTGAAGGAAATATCCCTGATAGCTTAAAAAACAGGTCATTGTTTGCCCTTGACCTTGCAAGCATTGTTGCTGGCACAAAGTATAGGGGACAGTTTGAGGAAAGATTAAGGGATATTATTAAAGAGGCTGTGCAGGAAAAGGCAATTTTATTTATAGATGAATTTCATACAATTGTAGGCGCAGGTTCTGCTGAAGGCTCTCTTGATGCTGCCAATATGCTTAAACCATCTCTCGCCAGAGGGGAATTACAGTGTATAGGTGCTACCACCTATAAAGAATTTTCAAAACATATAGAAAAAGACAAATCTTTAATGAGAAGGTTTCAGGTAGTAAAGGTTGTTCAGCCTGATTTTGAAGAAACTCTGCATATATTAAGAGAGATTAAGGATAGGTATGAGGATTTTCACGGTGTTGAATATACTTATGAAGCATTAAAAAAAGCGGTAAGTCTTTCGGAAAGGTTTATTCCAGGGAGAATGCAGCCTGACAAGTCTATAGATTTAATAGATGAGGCGGGGGCTAAGGTCAAAATAGAATTTTTAAAGAGCCTTGAAGAAAAAGGGATATCAAAAAGCGAGGTTGAAGAGAAACCTAAGGTTGAACCAAAGCATATAGAAGAAGCTGTTGCCAATTGGACAGGAATTCCTGTGTCGTCAATAACAGAAGGAGAAAGGGAGAGGCTGTTAAATTTAAAAGATTACCTTTACTCAAGAATTGTTGGGCAAAACAAGGCAATTGAGATTCTTGTTAAAGCCATAAAAAGAGCAAGGCTTGGGATGTCTTCTCCCAATAGGCCGTCAGGAGTATTTATGTTTTTAGGCCCAACTGGAGTGGGTAAAACCGAGCTTTCAAAGCAGCTTGCTGTTTATCTTTTTAGAAGTGAAAAGTCTCTTATAAGATTTGATATGTCAGAGTTTATGGAAAAGCATTCGGTATCAAGGCTTATAGGCGCCCCTCCCGGTTATGTGGGATATGAAGAGGGTGGTCAGTTAACTGAGGCGGTAAAAAAACAGCCATATTCAGTTATACTTCTTGACGAGATAGAAAAGGCTCACCCAGACTTGATAAATATACTCCTACAGATTTTTGATGACGGAAGAGTTACAGATGCTTTTGGAGAGACAATAGATTTCTCAAATACAATTATAATTATGACATCAAATGTAGGCTCAAGAATTATTCACCATGGGAAACATCCTGGATTTAAAGTGAAAGACGAGAACCTTAAACCAATGGATAAAAAATCTGACATTATGGGGGAGGTTAAAAGATTTTTTACACCAGAGTTTCTGAACAGAATAGACGAAATTATTGTATTCAACCCGTTAGGGAAGGATGATTTAAAGAAGATAGTTTATATACTTATTAACGATTTAAACGAGTTTTTAAGAGAGAAAAAAATTCAGGTTAAACTTACAGAGAAGGCTGTAGACTGGATTGTTGATATTGCTTGCAAAGACTTGAACTACGGAGCAAGGCCTTTGAAAAGAGCTGTTCAGGAATATGTGCAGGATAAATTATCTGATGCAATTATAGAAAACTACAAGAACAGCGAAGGAGAATACACAATAGATGTGCAGAACAATGGAATTATCATAAAGAAAAAGGGGAAGGGTGTGGAGGTTAAATGTTAA
- the bamA gene encoding outer membrane protein assembly factor BamA: protein MLKIRNLVIFLVVFCSLTVRAEVIEKIKVVGNVRISTQSILFRIHSEEGQELDLDTISQDIKRLWDLKVFSDIKVDVEDGKNGKIVIFAVKERPIVKDYEFLGNHAVGPNALLDKLKEKGVVLRKNSQLDYEEIARIKKAIIDIYKEKGYQYTKVEHAYTSVGNNIINLTFTIYEGSKVHVYKIDFEGNKVYSDRKLKKKLKKLKEHWMFSWISATDIYSEKKYNEAIENLKKFYWKHGYKDIYVGEPKIEVKDFTSEKQKKKNKERLKEHKKIKQDLRMYITIPIHEGKQYFIGRVSFVGNKVLPDTYLVKKWELEEGKPYNLDKINEFVKDISETYNNFGYLQFTMEKITKIRDGNIVDLTFKINEGKRFVLHRLEFKGNDVTRDKVLRREFLIPEGSVFRIDAFKNSMLKINQLGFFDITQHEPHIKLVPGENKVNVVVEGEESGVNELNFGGGYSEFSGFFLQGSYSTRNFLGRGEQLSVSATTGARITYYNIMFTEPWIFDYPHSFTVNIFNSESEYYNFSRKASGFSFSFGFRLTTFLTYSIGYKYELVDVPGSSLQQNSIFKPISNRLTSSIFQALTYNTLNHPFMPTEGQKYSLSFEYAGWQLGGDNFKYTIGLKALKLIPAYKKSFFDVNITAYYQKGLEGNVIPYYDRYFIGGTNTVRGYDYRRIAPVDPDTNQLIGGTKMFVANLEYVIPVENRFQFAVFYDMGGVWTEDMGWFSNEYSLKRSWGFEARFNLPVFQMPMRVIYGFPLDEIPGVEKKGNIEFTIGTIF from the coding sequence ATGTTAAAAATCCGAAATTTGGTTATTTTTCTGGTTGTCTTTTGTTCTTTGACAGTAAGGGCTGAGGTTATTGAAAAGATAAAGGTTGTTGGAAATGTTAGGATTTCCACTCAATCTATATTATTCAGGATTCATAGCGAAGAGGGACAGGAGTTAGACCTTGATACAATATCTCAGGATATAAAAAGGCTATGGGATTTAAAGGTTTTTTCAGATATTAAGGTTGATGTTGAAGATGGGAAAAATGGGAAGATAGTTATCTTTGCCGTTAAGGAAAGACCGATAGTTAAAGACTATGAATTTTTAGGCAATCACGCAGTAGGTCCCAATGCCCTTCTTGATAAATTAAAAGAAAAAGGGGTTGTCTTACGAAAAAACAGCCAGCTTGATTATGAAGAGATAGCAAGGATAAAGAAGGCTATAATTGATATATATAAAGAAAAAGGTTATCAATACACAAAAGTTGAGCACGCATACACCTCGGTGGGAAACAATATTATAAATTTGACTTTTACAATTTATGAGGGCTCAAAGGTTCATGTTTATAAGATTGATTTTGAAGGTAATAAAGTTTATTCGGATAGAAAGTTGAAGAAAAAGCTTAAAAAACTTAAAGAGCACTGGATGTTTTCATGGATTTCGGCAACTGATATTTATTCAGAAAAGAAGTACAATGAAGCAATAGAAAATCTGAAAAAGTTTTACTGGAAACATGGTTATAAAGACATATATGTTGGAGAACCAAAAATAGAAGTTAAGGACTTTACCTCTGAAAAGCAAAAAAAGAAGAATAAAGAGAGATTAAAGGAGCACAAAAAGATTAAACAGGATTTAAGAATGTATATAACCATCCCAATTCACGAAGGGAAACAGTACTTTATTGGTAGGGTTTCCTTTGTAGGTAACAAGGTTTTACCTGACACTTATCTTGTAAAAAAATGGGAATTGGAAGAAGGGAAGCCATACAATCTTGATAAAATTAACGAATTTGTAAAAGATATTTCTGAAACATATAACAATTTTGGGTATTTGCAGTTTACAATGGAGAAAATTACAAAAATCAGGGATGGTAACATTGTTGATTTGACTTTTAAAATTAATGAAGGGAAAAGGTTTGTTTTACACAGGCTCGAATTTAAAGGAAACGATGTAACAAGAGATAAGGTGTTAAGAAGAGAATTCCTCATCCCTGAGGGTTCTGTCTTCAGGATTGATGCTTTCAAAAACAGTATGCTTAAAATAAACCAATTGGGATTTTTTGATATAACTCAGCATGAACCACATATTAAATTGGTTCCTGGAGAAAACAAGGTTAATGTTGTTGTAGAGGGGGAAGAAAGTGGTGTTAATGAATTGAATTTTGGTGGTGGTTACAGCGAATTTTCAGGGTTTTTCTTACAGGGTTCATATTCAACGAGAAACTTTTTAGGCAGAGGTGAACAGTTAAGTGTTTCAGCAACAACAGGTGCAAGAATTACTTACTATAATATTATGTTTACCGAACCATGGATATTTGATTATCCCCATTCTTTTACGGTTAATATATTTAATAGTGAGTCTGAATACTATAACTTTTCGAGAAAGGCAAGTGGTTTTAGCTTTAGTTTTGGATTTAGATTAACCACTTTTTTAACTTACTCTATCGGGTATAAGTATGAGTTAGTTGATGTTCCTGGTTCTTCATTACAACAAAACTCAATCTTTAAACCTATTTCAAACAGATTAACATCTTCAATATTCCAGGCACTTACCTACAACACTTTAAACCATCCATTTATGCCTACAGAGGGGCAAAAGTATTCTTTGAGTTTTGAGTATGCAGGCTGGCAGTTAGGTGGAGATAATTTTAAGTATACAATAGGATTAAAAGCGTTAAAGCTGATTCCGGCTTACAAAAAGAGTTTCTTTGATGTGAACATAACCGCGTACTATCAAAAGGGACTTGAGGGTAATGTAATTCCTTATTATGACAGATACTTTATAGGTGGTACAAACACTGTAAGGGGATATGATTACAGAAGAATTGCTCCTGTTGACCCTGATACAAACCAGTTAATTGGTGGTACAAAGATGTTTGTTGCTAACCTTGAATATGTTATACCTGTTGAAAACAGGTTTCAATTTGCAGTTTTCTACGATATGGGAGGTGTCTGGACAGAAGATATGGGCTGGTTTTCTAATGAATACTCACTTAAGCGTTCGTGGGGTTTTGAGGCAAGGTTTAATCTCCCGGTATTTCAAATGCCTATGAGAGTTATTTATGGATTCCCGCTTGATGAGATACCTGGAGTTGAAAAGAAGGGAAATATTGAGTTTACCATAGGGACTATATTTTAA
- a CDS encoding OmpH family outer membrane protein gives MKKFGVFCAIVFGILFAGSVFAQTKVAVLDADQVILRSQKGKAFLKELDAFAKQKDEQIKKKVAEFQQLQKEYKAKAPSLSEDKAMEMQKKLSDMQIEIKRMQDDAKREFQLKQTKGFEKFRKILQPIVEQIAKEKGIDIVFSRAQSGIAYHSPAVDITQEVIKRFDATK, from the coding sequence ATGAAAAAATTTGGAGTTTTTTGTGCGATTGTATTTGGGATTCTTTTTGCAGGGTCTGTTTTTGCTCAGACAAAGGTAGCTGTTTTAGATGCTGATCAGGTGATTTTAAGATCCCAGAAGGGAAAGGCTTTTCTGAAAGAGTTGGATGCTTTTGCAAAGCAGAAAGATGAACAAATTAAAAAGAAGGTTGCTGAATTCCAGCAGTTGCAGAAAGAGTACAAGGCAAAGGCTCCGTCTCTTTCTGAGGATAAGGCAATGGAAATGCAGAAGAAACTTTCTGATATGCAGATTGAGATTAAGAGAATGCAGGATGATGCAAAGAGAGAATTTCAATTAAAACAGACAAAGGGTTTTGAAAAATTTAGAAAAATCTTGCAGCCTATTGTTGAACAAATTGCAAAAGAAAAGGGAATTGATATTGTTTTTTCAAGGGCTCAGAGCGGTATTGCTTACCACTCTCCCGCTGTTGACATTACACAGGAAGTAATCAAGAGGTTTGATGCTACAAAGTAA
- the lpxD gene encoding UDP-3-O-(3-hydroxymyristoyl)glucosamine N-acyltransferase produces MLQSKVFKLSELAKKFNLVLKGEDKEIREVASIESATPFSLCYIRDKSFLEKALNSNAGAIIIPEGIDADFKKPVLIAKDPYLAFIEIEKLFIEPPKIHLDLSKSFVHPDAEVGENVEIAPFCYIGAGTKIGDNVRLFPGVKILDNVEIGDNTVIYSNVTVFENCKVGKNCQIGANTSIGGDGFGFHFANGVHNKVPQIGIVRIEDNVEIGSNVAIDRATFGETVIGEGTKIDNLVQIGHNVKIGKNCILVAMVGIAGSTEIGDYTVIAGKAGITGHIKIGKGVTIGGGSVVLKSVKDGEFVVGYPAINDREWKRLQAYISKLPEMYKKLKKIKEED; encoded by the coding sequence ATGCTACAAAGTAAAGTTTTCAAACTTTCAGAACTGGCTAAAAAATTTAACCTTGTTTTAAAAGGGGAAGATAAAGAGATAAGGGAAGTGGCTTCTATCGAGAGTGCCACTCCCTTTTCACTTTGTTATATCAGGGATAAATCTTTCCTTGAAAAGGCATTAAACTCAAATGCTGGAGCGATAATTATCCCTGAGGGGATTGACGCAGATTTTAAAAAGCCTGTTTTAATAGCAAAAGACCCTTACCTTGCGTTTATTGAGATTGAAAAATTATTTATTGAGCCACCAAAGATACATTTAGATTTATCAAAAAGTTTTGTTCATCCTGACGCAGAAGTAGGTGAAAATGTTGAAATTGCCCCTTTTTGTTATATAGGTGCAGGAACAAAAATAGGGGACAATGTAAGGCTTTTCCCGGGGGTTAAAATCCTTGATAATGTTGAAATTGGAGACAATACTGTTATCTATTCAAATGTTACTGTTTTTGAAAATTGTAAAGTCGGAAAAAACTGTCAAATAGGAGCAAACACCTCAATCGGAGGGGACGGTTTTGGTTTCCACTTTGCAAATGGAGTGCACAATAAGGTGCCTCAAATAGGGATTGTCAGGATTGAAGATAATGTTGAGATTGGAAGCAATGTTGCAATTGATAGGGCGACCTTTGGAGAAACGGTAATTGGAGAAGGGACAAAGATTGATAACCTTGTCCAGATAGGACACAATGTAAAAATAGGGAAAAACTGTATTTTAGTTGCAATGGTTGGTATTGCCGGAAGTACTGAAATTGGCGATTACACTGTTATAGCAGGGAAAGCAGGTATAACAGGCCACATTAAAATTGGCAAGGGAGTGACAATAGGAGGAGGCTCTGTTGTCTTAAAGTCTGTTAAAGACGGTGAGTTTGTTGTTGGATACCCTGCTATAAATGACAGAGAGTGGAAAAGGTTACAGGCATATATATCCAAACTTCCTGAAATGTATAAAAAATTAAAGAAAATAAAAGAGGAAGATTAG
- the fabZ gene encoding 3-hydroxyacyl-ACP dehydratase FabZ — protein sequence MAILFEEIKKILPHRYPFLLIDRVLEVEADKKIKAIKNVTGNEPFFQGHFPHHAVMPGVLIVEAMAQAGAICLLVEREVKGTLVFAGIEKAKFRKPVVPGDTITFEVEVLNLKKRFCKLHGKAFVDGTMVAEATFSSALAEM from the coding sequence ATGGCTATTTTGTTTGAAGAAATAAAAAAAATTCTGCCTCACAGATACCCATTTCTTTTAATTGATAGAGTTTTGGAAGTTGAGGCTGATAAAAAAATTAAAGCAATTAAAAATGTTACAGGTAACGAGCCTTTTTTTCAGGGGCATTTCCCACATCATGCGGTAATGCCAGGTGTTTTAATTGTTGAAGCAATGGCTCAGGCAGGTGCTATTTGCCTTTTAGTTGAGAGAGAGGTAAAAGGCACACTTGTGTTTGCCGGTATTGAAAAGGCAAAATTTAGAAAACCTGTCGTGCCGGGTGATACAATAACATTTGAAGTTGAGGTGTTAAACCTAAAAAAAAGATTTTGCAAATTGCACGGTAAGGCATTTGTTGATGGAACAATGGTTGCCGAAGCAACTTTTTCTTCGGCACTTGCAGAAATGTAA